One stretch of Aeromicrobium fastidiosum DNA includes these proteins:
- a CDS encoding phospho-sugar mutase — protein MTTDLIARAHDWLSQDPDPVTRDELQTLIDANDVDALQDRFAERLQFGTAGLRGALGAGPNRMNRVIVAQAAAGLAAYLLEHASGPDARPSVVVGYDARHNSDVFARDTAEIMEGAGVHAFLLPTHLPTPVLAFAIRHLGCSAGVMVTASHNPPQDNGYKVYLEDSSQIVPPADAEISDAIDAVGRVDEMPRSDDYETLGDDVARAYVDAVVALPGDGPREVVAVYTPMHGVGRDTLVDAVARAGFPPLHVVREQGDPDPDFPTVVFPNPEEPGAMDLALKLASEAGADVIVANDPDADRCAVGVREGESYRMLTGDQVGVLLADFLLRRGVEGTYGSSIVSSDLLGRQAAAFGQPWEQTLTGFKWLGKIPTLVFGYEEALGYSVAPDIARDKDGVSAIITVLEMAAELKADGRSLIDRLDDIYREHGLHGTSQLSVRVDDLTIISRAMDVLRTSPPTVLGGLDVTSVDDLAEGYHGLPPTDGIRLGLDGGARIIARPSGTEPKLKCYIEVVIPVSGSIESARATADEQIEGIKADLADALGI, from the coding sequence GTGACCACCGACCTCATCGCCCGAGCGCACGACTGGCTGAGCCAAGACCCCGACCCCGTCACCCGCGACGAGCTGCAGACCCTGATCGACGCGAACGACGTCGACGCGCTGCAGGACCGCTTCGCCGAGCGGCTGCAGTTCGGCACCGCAGGCCTGCGCGGTGCCCTCGGTGCCGGGCCCAACCGGATGAACCGGGTCATCGTCGCGCAGGCTGCCGCGGGTCTCGCGGCCTACCTGCTCGAGCACGCGTCCGGCCCGGACGCGCGTCCCAGCGTCGTGGTCGGCTACGACGCCCGCCACAACTCCGACGTGTTCGCGCGCGACACCGCCGAGATCATGGAGGGTGCCGGCGTGCACGCCTTCCTGCTGCCGACGCACCTGCCGACCCCCGTGCTCGCGTTCGCGATCCGGCACCTCGGCTGCAGCGCCGGCGTCATGGTGACGGCGTCGCACAACCCACCGCAGGACAACGGCTACAAGGTCTACCTCGAGGACTCGAGCCAGATCGTGCCGCCTGCCGACGCCGAGATCTCCGACGCCATCGACGCCGTCGGCCGGGTCGACGAGATGCCCCGGAGCGACGACTACGAGACCCTCGGCGACGATGTCGCGCGGGCGTACGTCGACGCCGTCGTCGCGCTGCCGGGCGACGGGCCCCGTGAGGTCGTCGCCGTCTACACGCCGATGCACGGCGTCGGTCGCGACACCCTCGTCGACGCCGTCGCGCGGGCCGGCTTCCCGCCGCTGCACGTCGTCCGCGAGCAGGGCGATCCCGACCCCGACTTCCCGACCGTCGTGTTCCCCAACCCCGAGGAGCCGGGCGCGATGGACCTCGCGCTCAAGCTCGCCTCCGAGGCCGGCGCCGACGTCATCGTGGCCAACGACCCCGACGCCGACCGCTGCGCCGTGGGCGTCCGCGAGGGAGAGTCGTACCGGATGCTGACCGGCGACCAGGTCGGCGTCCTGCTGGCCGACTTCCTGCTGCGTCGCGGGGTCGAGGGCACATACGGGTCGTCGATCGTGTCGTCCGACCTGCTCGGACGACAGGCTGCCGCGTTCGGCCAGCCGTGGGAGCAGACCCTGACGGGATTCAAGTGGCTCGGCAAGATCCCGACGCTGGTCTTCGGCTACGAGGAGGCGCTGGGCTACAGCGTCGCGCCCGACATCGCGCGCGACAAGGACGGCGTCTCGGCGATCATCACGGTGCTCGAGATGGCCGCCGAGCTCAAGGCCGACGGCCGCTCGCTGATCGACCGGCTCGACGACATCTACCGCGAGCACGGCCTGCACGGCACGAGCCAGCTGTCGGTGCGCGTCGACGACCTGACGATCATCAGCCGCGCGATGGACGTCTTGCGCACCTCGCCGCCGACCGTGCTGGGCGGGCTCGACGTGACCTCGGTCGACGACCTCGCCGAGGGATATCACGGCCTGCCGCCCACCGACGGCATCCGGCTGGGCCTCGACGGGGGCGCTCGCATCATCGCTCGTCCGTCGGGCACCGAGCCCAAGCTCAAGTGCTACATCGAGGTCGTCATCCCGGTCAGCGGCTCGATCGAGTCGGCGCGTGCCACGGCCGACGAGCAGATCGAGGGCATCAAGGCCGACCTCGCTGACGCACTGGGCATCTGA
- a CDS encoding NAD-dependent epimerase/dehydratase family protein yields MKVLVTGAAGSIGRALGRGLADLGHDLRGLDLVEQPAAGYEHDWMVGDCLDQETADRAVHGVDAVVHLAGNPDEDSLPAALESHAHTTASLLEAMLRHGVDRMAYASSNHAVGRTPSGAPLTTSVRPRPDTFYGTAKVAAEALLSLYVDRFAVSAVAMRIGTFADAPETVRQLSTWLSPADAVRMVDAAIGQPAPGYTVVHGVSANTRGWWDLEPGRAIGFDPQDDAERFAGSIPLRPEDDVENAFVGGPHVTSAFVRPAF; encoded by the coding sequence ATGAAGGTCCTCGTCACGGGCGCGGCCGGGTCGATCGGACGAGCGCTCGGCCGGGGCCTCGCCGATCTCGGCCACGACCTGCGGGGTCTCGACCTGGTCGAGCAGCCCGCGGCAGGATACGAGCACGACTGGATGGTCGGCGACTGCCTCGACCAGGAGACGGCGGATCGTGCCGTTCACGGCGTCGACGCCGTCGTCCACCTCGCCGGCAACCCCGACGAGGACTCCCTGCCCGCCGCCCTCGAGTCGCACGCGCACACGACGGCCAGCCTGCTGGAGGCCATGCTCCGCCACGGCGTCGACCGCATGGCCTACGCGAGCAGCAACCACGCGGTGGGGCGGACGCCGAGCGGCGCGCCACTGACGACGTCGGTGCGTCCCCGACCCGACACGTTCTACGGCACCGCCAAGGTGGCCGCCGAGGCGCTGCTCAGCCTCTACGTCGACCGGTTCGCGGTCAGCGCCGTCGCGATGCGCATCGGGACGTTCGCCGACGCACCCGAGACCGTCCGACAGCTCTCGACGTGGTTGTCGCCGGCCGACGCCGTGCGCATGGTCGACGCCGCGATCGGGCAGCCCGCTCCGGGGTACACCGTCGTGCACGGCGTCAGCGCCAACACCCGGGGCTGGTGGGATCTCGAGCCCGGCCGCGCGATCGGCTTCGACCCGCAGGACGATGCCGAGCGCTTCGCCGGCTCGATCCCCCTCCGCCCCGAGGACGACGTGGAGAACGCCTTCGTCGGCGGACCGCACGTGACGTCCGCCTTCGTCCGACCTGCCTTCTGA
- a CDS encoding purine-nucleoside phosphorylase yields MTSTELARQAAEALRERTGGGDHDIALVMGSGWLPAADALGTPEHEVPLAELPGFSAPAVEGHGGTVRSVRLGDKRLLVFLGRTHFYEGKGVAAVVHGVRTAAAAGVKTLVLTNGCGGLNPAWSPGTPVLISDHINMTATSPLEGAHFVDLTDLYSSRLRALCKQADPSLDEGVYVQLPGPHYETPAEIGMVRAIGGDLVGMSTTLEAIAARAAGLEVLGISLVTNAAAGMTGEPLNHEEVLAAGKAAATRMGTLLGDVLPRI; encoded by the coding sequence GTGACCTCCACCGAACTCGCCCGACAGGCCGCCGAAGCGCTCCGCGAACGCACCGGTGGAGGCGACCACGACATCGCGCTCGTCATGGGGTCCGGCTGGCTGCCTGCCGCCGACGCCCTCGGCACACCCGAGCACGAGGTGCCGCTCGCCGAGCTGCCCGGATTCAGCGCCCCGGCGGTCGAGGGGCACGGCGGCACCGTCCGATCGGTGCGCCTGGGCGACAAGCGCCTGCTGGTCTTCCTCGGCCGCACCCACTTCTACGAGGGCAAGGGCGTCGCCGCCGTCGTGCACGGCGTCCGCACCGCCGCGGCGGCGGGCGTCAAGACGCTGGTGCTGACCAACGGCTGCGGCGGGCTCAACCCCGCGTGGTCCCCCGGCACGCCGGTGCTGATCAGCGACCACATCAACATGACGGCGACCTCGCCGCTCGAGGGTGCCCACTTCGTCGATCTCACCGATCTCTACTCGAGCCGGCTGCGGGCCCTGTGCAAGCAGGCCGATCCGAGCCTCGACGAGGGCGTCTACGTGCAGCTGCCCGGCCCGCACTACGAGACACCGGCCGAGATCGGCATGGTCCGCGCGATCGGCGGCGACCTGGTCGGCATGTCGACGACGCTCGAGGCGATCGCCGCCCGCGCCGCGGGTCTCGAGGTGCTCGGCATCTCGCTGGTGACCAACGCCGCCGCAGGCATGACGGGAGAGCCCCTCAACCACGAAGAGGTGCTCGCCGCCGGCAAGGCCGCCGCGACCCGTATGGGCACCCTGCTCGGCGACGTGCTGCCGCGCATCTGA
- a CDS encoding TetR/AcrR family transcriptional regulator: MPKIIGGSLEQHREQTRRRVFDALSTLLGQRSFDALSMADLAAEAGIGRTAIYNHFADKDAVVVAFASAETDRYLARLDSALERADGPADAMRIYVTEHMDSSEEFHFGFGPELYGMLSRESVAEIREHVVAVESVLRGIIDDGVAAGVFTVDDVTSTMSLVHSCLATRRVAPGAVVTFVLRALGT, translated from the coding sequence ATGCCGAAGATCATTGGTGGTTCGCTCGAGCAGCACCGCGAGCAGACCCGTCGCCGGGTCTTCGACGCCCTGTCGACGCTGTTGGGCCAGCGTTCGTTCGACGCCCTCTCGATGGCAGACCTGGCGGCCGAGGCAGGCATCGGCCGCACCGCGATCTACAACCACTTCGCCGACAAGGACGCCGTCGTGGTGGCCTTCGCGAGTGCCGAGACCGACCGCTACCTCGCCCGGCTGGATTCCGCGCTCGAGCGCGCCGACGGCCCGGCCGACGCGATGCGCATCTACGTCACCGAGCACATGGACTCGTCCGAGGAGTTCCACTTCGGCTTCGGCCCCGAGCTGTACGGGATGCTGTCGCGCGAGTCGGTCGCCGAGATCCGCGAGCACGTCGTCGCGGTCGAGTCGGTGCTGCGCGGCATCATCGACGACGGGGTGGCCGCGGGCGTCTTCACCGTTGACGACGTCACGTCGACGATGTCGCTGGTCCACTCGTGCCTGGCGACGCGCCGGGTCGCGCCGGGCGCCGTCGTGACGTTCGTGCTCCGCGCCCTCGGCACCTGA
- a CDS encoding HtaA domain-containing protein produces the protein MSITIARRAAAGLVSAAVVTSGLALAAPAQAAEVASPSLTWKISTYAAATGQSGQLADHSVAGGAVETDRTVTFPNGVGSVDPATGIASVTYEGSITMGGHDQYTITLAKPTVSVDAAGKGTISADVSWTLSVPSPTAGGPQRVNLTTFSTAASGADWTTSGNLRSLTRTPNWAGVQTPFSDTTASDAAGYGTTANRPTEGKSWDPAFITFLKPAGVGAFFYQTSNSNDNKAPSPFTATAIAKTAPKPAAAPAKITSIKRGSTTKPTTKKTGKTTVTLTSSTGAAVTGQVKVTFKQKGHKTKVKTAYVSTGSRVVTIPKLAKGKWTVSVKYLGNASFARTLTLPAGTFKVTK, from the coding sequence ATGTCCATCACCATCGCGCGGCGAGCCGCCGCCGGCCTCGTCTCCGCGGCCGTCGTCACCTCCGGGCTCGCCCTGGCTGCCCCCGCACAGGCAGCTGAGGTCGCGTCCCCGTCGCTGACCTGGAAGATCTCCACCTACGCTGCCGCGACGGGTCAGTCCGGCCAGCTGGCCGACCACTCGGTCGCCGGCGGCGCGGTCGAGACCGATCGCACCGTGACGTTCCCGAACGGCGTCGGCTCGGTCGACCCGGCCACCGGCATCGCCTCGGTGACGTACGAGGGATCCATCACGATGGGTGGCCACGACCAGTACACGATCACCCTCGCCAAGCCCACGGTGTCGGTCGACGCGGCCGGCAAGGGAACGATCTCCGCCGACGTCTCGTGGACCCTCAGCGTTCCGTCGCCCACCGCGGGAGGACCCCAGCGCGTCAACCTGACGACGTTCAGCACCGCAGCGTCGGGTGCCGACTGGACGACCAGCGGCAACCTGCGCTCGCTGACGCGGACGCCCAACTGGGCCGGAGTGCAGACACCCTTCAGCGACACCACCGCTTCGGACGCTGCCGGCTACGGCACGACCGCCAACCGTCCGACGGAGGGCAAGAGCTGGGACCCGGCCTTCATCACCTTCCTGAAGCCGGCCGGCGTGGGTGCGTTCTTCTACCAGACGTCGAACAGCAACGACAACAAGGCACCGTCACCGTTCACCGCCACGGCGATCGCCAAGACTGCTCCGAAGCCCGCCGCCGCCCCTGCCAAGATCACGTCGATCAAGCGCGGCAGCACCACGAAGCCGACGACCAAGAAGACCGGCAAGACCACGGTCACCCTCACGTCGTCGACCGGTGCCGCTGTCACGGGCCAGGTCAAGGTCACCTTCAAGCAGAAGGGCCACAAGACCAAGGTCAAGACGGCCTACGTCTCGACCGGGTCGCGCGTCGTCACGATCCCCAAGCTCGCCAAGGGCAAGTGGACCGTGTCGGTGAAGTACCTGGGCAACGCGAGCTTCGCCCGCACCCTGACGCTGCCTGCCGGGACCTTCAAGGTCACCAAGTAG
- a CDS encoding Ig-like domain repeat protein, with amino-acid sequence MSLTTRARRGLAGTLATALAAGGLLGLASPSQADPDVTPVTNASLTWNLNDEQGGGAFNGSCNFLSAGKAGDTGSSRAWTKTEYTPIAGNVRIEKPGRTTPWVTPIWETRCIDRSGKTVTASSAASTTENRVRLSAGEGSYAADGSGTISWTGSFTSAFYGGMTYWTATDPTLTVAADGVATLTADLSGYGASMTDTSLWAPLQTRNDQVIASFAGVDITATGFTAAPQYAGVDIDDTGYATPQVKTGSSWGSFPQQFVDFQQATGQSSYWYSSGGQRDAAKPAGPVALTFGTPEVLPVDTAPVVTPAPVPVPAPAPAPPAAPAKASTKKPTVKVSKRPTTKKAGKATITVTSAAPGAKPSGKAKVTLTKGKTKKTVTVTVKNGKATVKLPKLKKGTWKLKVSYAGSATQSPATSKAYTVKSK; translated from the coding sequence ATGTCTCTCACCACCCGAGCCCGTCGTGGGCTCGCCGGCACCCTCGCGACGGCGCTGGCCGCAGGCGGTCTCCTGGGCCTCGCCTCGCCGTCGCAAGCCGATCCGGACGTCACGCCCGTCACGAACGCATCCCTGACCTGGAACCTCAACGACGAGCAGGGCGGCGGAGCGTTCAACGGCTCGTGCAACTTCCTGTCCGCGGGCAAGGCCGGCGACACAGGCAGCAGCCGCGCATGGACCAAGACCGAGTACACGCCGATCGCGGGCAACGTCCGCATCGAGAAGCCCGGACGCACCACCCCGTGGGTCACCCCGATCTGGGAGACCCGGTGCATCGACCGGAGCGGCAAGACAGTCACGGCGTCCAGCGCCGCCTCCACGACCGAGAACCGGGTTCGTCTCTCCGCCGGCGAAGGTTCGTACGCGGCCGACGGCTCCGGCACGATCAGCTGGACCGGCTCCTTCACGTCGGCGTTCTACGGCGGCATGACCTACTGGACCGCCACCGACCCCACCCTGACGGTCGCTGCTGACGGCGTTGCGACGCTCACGGCCGACCTCAGCGGCTATGGGGCGTCGATGACGGACACCTCGTTGTGGGCCCCGCTGCAGACCAGGAACGACCAGGTCATCGCCAGCTTCGCCGGGGTGGACATCACGGCGACCGGTTTCACGGCCGCACCGCAGTACGCGGGCGTCGACATCGACGACACCGGCTACGCAACGCCTCAGGTCAAGACCGGCAGCAGCTGGGGCTCGTTCCCGCAGCAGTTCGTCGACTTCCAGCAGGCGACCGGCCAGTCGTCCTACTGGTACAGCTCAGGCGGCCAGCGCGATGCGGCCAAGCCCGCCGGTCCGGTCGCGCTCACGTTCGGTACACCCGAGGTCCTGCCCGTCGACACCGCCCCGGTCGTCACGCCTGCTCCTGTCCCGGTGCCCGCGCCTGCGCCTGCGCCGCCGGCCGCCCCCGCGAAGGCGTCCACGAAGAAGCCGACGGTCAAGGTCTCCAAGCGCCCGACCACCAAGAAGGCCGGCAAGGCGACGATCACCGTGACGTCCGCCGCTCCGGGAGCCAAGCCGTCCGGCAAGGCCAAGGTCACGCTCACGAAGGGCAAGACCAAGAAGACCGTCACGGTCACCGTCAAGAACGGCAAGGCCACGGTCAAGCTGCCGAAGCTCAAGAAGGGCACCTGGAAGCTCAAGGTCTCCTACGCCGGCAGCGCGACCCAGAGCCCGGCGACGTCCAAGGCGTACACGGTCAAGTCGAAGTAG
- a CDS encoding heme ABC transporter ATP-binding protein produces the protein MTLALTDVSADLGGHPILHGVSLEVVPGELVALVGPNGAGKTTLLSVMSGDITPTSGQATLDGVELHRWKVAALARQRAVLPQEQRLAFGFRAVDVVRMGRAPWARLPEEDLDDLVVAEAMQRTDVLGLADRSFPTLSGGEKARTSFARVLAQQTSVVLLDEPTAALDIRHQEQVLSEARRLAADGHAVVAVLHDLTVAAAHADRICMLADGRLRADGPPREVMTPDVLGEVYGHPVDVVDHHGRLVVLPHLIALTEEDPCASVLS, from the coding sequence ATGACTCTCGCGTTGACCGACGTCTCGGCCGACCTGGGTGGACACCCGATCCTGCACGGCGTCAGCCTCGAGGTCGTCCCCGGCGAGCTCGTCGCCCTCGTCGGCCCCAACGGCGCCGGCAAGACGACGCTGCTCAGCGTCATGTCGGGCGACATCACGCCGACCTCGGGTCAGGCCACCCTCGACGGCGTCGAGCTGCACCGCTGGAAGGTCGCCGCCCTGGCCCGCCAGCGTGCGGTGCTGCCCCAGGAGCAGCGGCTCGCCTTCGGGTTCCGCGCGGTCGACGTCGTCCGCATGGGGCGCGCTCCCTGGGCACGGCTGCCCGAGGAGGACCTCGACGACCTCGTGGTCGCCGAGGCGATGCAGCGCACCGACGTGCTGGGCCTGGCCGACCGGTCGTTCCCGACCCTGTCGGGCGGCGAGAAGGCCCGCACGTCGTTCGCCCGGGTGCTCGCGCAGCAGACCTCGGTCGTGCTGCTCGACGAGCCGACCGCGGCCCTCGACATCCGCCACCAGGAGCAGGTGCTCTCGGAGGCGCGCCGGCTGGCGGCCGACGGTCACGCCGTCGTGGCGGTGCTGCACGACCTCACGGTCGCCGCGGCGCACGCCGACCGCATCTGCATGCTCGCCGACGGACGCCTGCGCGCCGACGGCCCACCCCGCGAGGTCATGACGCCCGACGTGCTCGGCGAGGTCTACGGACATCCCGTCGACGTCGTCGACCACCACGGACGCCTCGTCGTCCTCCCCCACCTGATCGCCCTCACCGAGGAGGACCCATGCGCGTCCGTGCTCTCCTGA